The following proteins are encoded in a genomic region of Phycisphaera sp.:
- the flhB gene encoding flagellar biosynthesis protein FlhB: MADDPGEKTEDPTQQKLRKAREQGRVGKSQDFGAVVMMAGAALLVAALGLLATGLVSAMMRDVMAGSAPGHATVAEDVNRVVRWIGVRMGLILFPTMAVMFIVALFSQLVQVGWSVSPQAITPKLDRLNPISGAKRIFGPKGAVKLGMDFAKLILVVIVVVIVLARWIPALGSMPLMDIRAATILSLRAVVELAIWMLAVLLVIGLADLKYQKWQHKSDNKMSKQEVKEEQKSMDGDPEMRQRRARVAREIASQRVQSDVPGADVVVTNPTHFSVAIKYDANEMAAPEVIAKGADYVALKIREVARTHGVPVVERPPLARALYRGVEVGQTISPEHYEAVAEVLAYVYRLEGSHRAPAPAGAGS; this comes from the coding sequence ATGGCTGACGACCCGGGCGAGAAGACCGAAGACCCCACCCAGCAGAAGCTGCGCAAGGCCCGCGAGCAGGGGCGCGTGGGCAAGAGCCAGGACTTCGGGGCCGTGGTGATGATGGCCGGGGCGGCGTTGCTAGTGGCGGCGCTGGGTCTGCTGGCGACGGGTCTGGTCTCGGCGATGATGCGCGACGTGATGGCGGGGAGCGCTCCCGGGCACGCGACGGTTGCGGAGGACGTGAACCGCGTGGTGCGATGGATCGGGGTGCGCATGGGGCTCATCCTGTTTCCCACGATGGCGGTGATGTTCATCGTGGCGTTGTTCTCGCAGCTCGTGCAGGTGGGGTGGTCGGTCTCGCCGCAGGCCATCACGCCCAAGCTCGACCGGCTGAACCCGATCAGCGGTGCCAAGCGGATCTTCGGGCCCAAGGGGGCGGTGAAGCTGGGGATGGACTTCGCGAAGTTGATCCTGGTGGTGATCGTCGTGGTGATCGTCTTGGCGCGGTGGATCCCGGCGTTGGGTTCGATGCCGCTGATGGACATCAGGGCCGCGACGATCCTGAGCTTGCGGGCGGTCGTGGAGCTGGCGATCTGGATGCTGGCGGTGCTGCTGGTGATCGGCTTGGCCGACCTGAAGTACCAGAAGTGGCAGCACAAGAGCGACAACAAGATGTCCAAGCAGGAGGTCAAGGAGGAGCAGAAATCGATGGACGGCGACCCGGAGATGCGGCAGCGCCGCGCGCGGGTGGCTCGCGAGATCGCCTCGCAGCGGGTCCAGAGCGACGTGCCGGGGGCCGACGTCGTCGTGACGAACCCCACGCACTTCTCGGTGGCGATCAAGTACGATGCCAATGAGATGGCGGCGCCCGAGGTGATCGCCAAGGGGGCCGATTATGTCGCGCTGAAGATCCGCGAGGTCGCGCGGACGCACGGGGTGCCGGTGGTGGAACGCCCGCCGTTGGCGCGGGCGTTGTACCGCGGGGTGGAGGTCGGGCAGACCATCAGCCCCGAGCATTATGAGGCGGTGGCGGAAGTGCTGGCGTACGTGTACCGGCTGGAAGGCAGCCACCGGGCGCCGGCACCGGCGGGGGCAGGTAGCTGA
- a CDS encoding flagellar biosynthetic protein FliQ: MGGDWIVEMVRDVLLLVLRVGGPVLIAGVIIGLVVSLFQSLTSIQDQTLSFVPKIIGMIVVALLLLPWMIAQLVEFTIEMFRLF, from the coding sequence ATGGGCGGCGATTGGATTGTCGAGATGGTGCGCGACGTGCTGCTGCTGGTGCTACGCGTGGGCGGGCCGGTGCTGATCGCGGGCGTGATCATCGGGCTGGTGGTGAGCCTGTTCCAGTCGCTGACGTCGATCCAGGACCAGACGTTGTCGTTCGTGCCGAAGATTATCGGGATGATCGTGGTGGCGCTCTTGCTGCTGCCTTGGATGATCGCGCAGCTCGTTGAGTTCACGATCGAGATGTTCAGGTTGTTCTAG
- the fliR gene encoding flagellar biosynthetic protein FliR, protein MDPAVASILEHLLPFWLVAARVSGLFLFAPVLASRLVMRRVRVLLLLMLTVALYPAVAVGCVQVPPMELGTVAMVLLGEVLIGLAIGMMATMPLVAIQVAGSVISYKLGLALAQVYNPEFDAQSEVIGQVLYLMGLGLFIQIGGLEHMVVAIMDTFAMLPPGTAWVDVAPAQLMAALIDAAFVVGLRIAMPVLLMATLASLAMGVLMRTIPQINIMSIGFAIQILLGMSVLVVSIFAIGDVASEAITDGLGYVYDWARSLGVSDG, encoded by the coding sequence TTGGACCCGGCGGTGGCGAGCATCCTGGAGCACCTGCTGCCGTTCTGGCTGGTGGCGGCCCGCGTGAGCGGGTTGTTCCTGTTCGCGCCGGTGCTGGCCAGCAGGCTGGTGATGCGGCGGGTGCGGGTGCTGTTGCTGCTGATGCTGACGGTCGCGTTGTATCCGGCCGTGGCGGTGGGGTGTGTTCAGGTACCGCCGATGGAGCTCGGCACGGTGGCGATGGTGCTGCTGGGCGAGGTGCTCATCGGGCTGGCCATCGGCATGATGGCGACGATGCCGCTGGTGGCGATCCAGGTGGCCGGCAGCGTGATCAGCTACAAGCTGGGCCTCGCGCTAGCGCAGGTGTACAACCCGGAGTTTGATGCGCAGTCTGAGGTGATCGGACAGGTGCTCTACCTGATGGGCCTGGGGCTGTTCATCCAGATCGGCGGGCTCGAGCACATGGTGGTGGCGATCATGGACACGTTCGCCATGCTGCCGCCCGGGACGGCGTGGGTGGACGTCGCGCCCGCGCAGCTGATGGCGGCGTTGATCGATGCGGCCTTTGTGGTGGGCCTGCGCATCGCGATGCCCGTGCTGCTGATGGCCACGCTGGCCAGTCTGGCAATGGGTGTGCTGATGCGGACGATTCCGCAGATCAACATCATGTCCATCGGCTTCGCGATCCAGATCTTGCTTGGCATGTCGGTGCTGGTGGTGTCGATCTTCGCTATCGGCGACGTTGCGAGCGAGGCGATCACCGATGGGCTGGGCTACGTGTACGACTGGGCGCGGTCGCTGGGGGTGAGCGATGGCTGA